Within Planococcus citri chromosome 2, ihPlaCitr1.1, whole genome shotgun sequence, the genomic segment aaacgtacatttttgcatgttttatttcaaattttcgctcgcaaagAAGGGGCAATAGCCCCCTTCGCCCCatccccttggctacgccactggagAATGTCGAAGCATAAAACAGCAGCTCAATAGAAAGCTCATAAAAATTCTTATGGACTTACTTTTGATTTTCTATAGTATGCAACATTTGTAAACCAGTTTCAAAGGAACTCGATAGCAAATCATTTCCTAACATCGAAGTCACATGTAGCTCAGGAATACCGGAATTTTCCTCCTCCAATCTaggattttgacaaattgacaatcaaaatattacaaacGATTTTAAGCTACACATCAAATTAAGTCTAATTGACGTACATGATACTTCTCCCATTAACTTGTCTCTGctcttctttcattttttcaattacattatCACAAGCAAGAATTTCATCTTTCACTTCCTTTAGTTTTTTATTCTTATAATCTATAATACTGCTTTGgtaataggtaattaaatttctAAGGCTTCCAAGCCCTATTTCATGAAACGTTCTATCGACAACGTCCTGAAACAAAACAGAATTAGGATCCTGAGCAATATACGGAATTACATACCATATAAGGTTTTACAGATATACATACACAAAACCCTGATTCTCCTCtgagcttttctttttctacaTTAAATTTTAACAATCTCAACATTTTCTTAATATATTCTTCGGTTATTTCTGTCAGCACATTTAATGATAAATTGGaagtatctgttgaaaaaatgctcatttaGAAATACTTTCatataaaatgaactcattaatgaataaaaaatgcacCCGTAAAACCGGTAAATGCTAGTACAGTTGCCACCGAGGTACTTAAAGTGTTCAAGGCACTTTCAGGAGTTAAACTAGGAGGTTTTTCGTCCCATATACCATTCACGAAATTGCTATTAAAATAAATCATACAGTTAATCAAAggattattaattaattaattaattaattgcaCGTAAGATACTCTTTACCTGTCGGTCTGAATTTGTAAGCGTGGACGACTGCAACTGTCGTGTTTCtctttgagtaattttggtaCTGGTAAAGTACGAATTTGTTCGTTTAATTGATCTACATCCTTCTGAAATTTACAGCGatagtaattgaaaaataataccacAATATACGATTTCTCGTGCAGAAAAACTTACTCTTATGGCAGCTTTTTCAACGATAGTTTTCATTTCATCCCGGTagttcatcattttaataatatCTTTCATCGTATTATCTAATCTGATGTATTTTGTTTCTTTcctattaaaataaattcatcaataacGATGAAACAAATACCggaaagaaatttgaaatgtactCACTTAATGGGGATGAACCTTGATTGCCGGTCAGGATTAAAAAAGTATCTCTTTGGGTTAatatttttgatcgaatttAGGATTACTTCGTGCTCCGTGTTATTCGATGCATCTCTATTGCACTGTAGTTTAGATGAATTACTACTTCCTTCATATTCTCCCCATAATTTGACTTCATCCATATTTTCATCCATGGTGAATGTTACATTTGTAAAGAACAGAAAATGAAACGATCAACCAGCTCCATGATAGAAGAAACACAATCACTTTGATttttcagtagatttttaattactattTTTGAGATTAAATACATATAAACAACTTCTATCATCGGCgaaatgaaactttgaaatcCACGGTCACGTTGTTATCAGTAGTAAACTTTCAATAAGGTACTGTATAATGGGTATGATCGAGGTCAGCCATTTTGGTTGTCTCACGTCGTTGTGTACATTCGTCGATAGTAAATGTTGTATAAGTGTGAGTAAGTCTCACCCACACTTATACAACATTTACTATCGACGAATGTACACAACAACTCGAGACAACCAAAATGACTGACGTCGATCATACCTATTATACAGTACCCTACTTTCAACGTGGTTTTTAGTGATAAAgaaaagggttgaaaatttactgCGGAAGACGTGATTAAATGAAATTCGAGAAACGAAGAAAAGtttgataaatgaaatgaaatttaaaaatcgtaaaaactttgataaagaataaaattcaggtagaaaatgaaattttgaattaatttactTGGAGTAGAGCTGAAGAAATGATCAGACATACTGAAACTACTCTACTCAGAAAATGTGtgtaaaatgtaaaagttttcaaGCCCATTTAAAaggtcttttttaaaaaagtacaatCTACTTAGAAATTGAACCCCATAGAACGCCATGAATGAAGGAATCAAAAGTGTGTATGAAGGAAACTGCTGAATGGAAAACTGGGGACAATGCTGACAATTGCAGTTTGAGTTTACGAAGGGCAATTTCAGCTCAAAAAGGTCAACAACCTAACCGATGCCGAAAGGTTACGTTGCACTTTTAAAAATCGTCACATCTGTGAAAatataaactttgaaaatgagacAGGCCTTTCATCATCTTCTCCTTAAAAAAGGGCAATTTGTAACGCACCTTCACACCGTAAACAAATCAGAAACACGCATAATAAATTGTTtcaatatttattgaaaataatataaaatgaaTATCAACGATAAGATTTCTGGTATCTTGCTCTGGCACCTGGACCACCGAACTTTTTGGATTCGCAGCGTCTAGGATCGGCGACTAATAGAGTTCTGTCATATTGAATCAATACGTCTTTAATTTCTTTCTTGCTAGCTTCGTCAACGTCTAAAAACGAAAAGCAATAGAATTAATCGATTCTCGATAAATTATGGTTGAAAATAACCGTGTTATAATTACATTTCTGATAATATGCTACAAGAGCTTTCGAAATAGCCTGTCTGATGGCATAGATTTGAGCAACGTGACCACCACCGTTTACACGGATCCTCATATCAACGCCAGCGAATTTTTCCTACGAAAAACAAACGATAGTGGTTACTCAAGAacacaaaataaattcaatagaGATACGTGAATTGATACGTACTTTACCCAAAAGAAGGATCGGTTCTTGCAGTTTGTATTGCAACATTTTAGGTTCAATCATTTCCAAAGGTCTGCCGTTCACACGTAAATTACCGTTTCCTCTTTTGCAGTAAGCAACTGCAGTGGCGGTTTTCTAGCAAACAATAAACAAACATAATGAATAATGCGAGTTCAATCAACAATTAATATTGCTAATAGTACGTCTGAAACGACTGAACATATAAGTATCTACAATGAAACACTTCAACACATACCTTCCTGCCGAAAACTTGGACGCATTGGATAGGGGTACGTTTGACCTGAAATAAATAAAGTCAACTAGTTAGAATCACATAATAATTCAAGAGCTGAGAGGTCTTAAATCGATAATTGAAAGCCCCTTTCATGGTACATCAAATTAAAAGTTCTTCATAACTATTCCGAAAGTATCGTCGAGATAATAAGGAACGCCGGAATGTATCTCTGATTACACGTGTTATGAAGAATTTACGTACCTTGGGTTTCttgactttttcttttttgacagCTGGGGCCATGTTGATTGATCTACGATTTTTCTTTAGCACAAATGTTTTAAAAGTAACGTggcaaaattatttattttaatttaatttcaatcatttaaaaCATGATCCACATCAAAAAGATCAGAAATCGTTCGctgacgaaaaaacaaaaaagaacggcattgaattttggctttgtagttttgatttttgagacgAGATGGaagtacgtaatttttcaatgcCATCACGTActctgaattctgaaaaatatttttcttttttttgaaaaataaaaattttttattttaaatattattgTGCTCGAAATagcatttttgagttttattttgtcaatttaagatgtatttttttctttaaaatattcaaatcgtATTTATCGccaattttgatggaaaaaattaaataaaatcacaagactgaaattttcctaatttcttcttcaactttttccaattaTACACGGTATTATGTCAACACGACGTTACTTTGAAGAACTTTTCGCCCCTCCCACCGTTTTATAATCGTCTATCCCCTCTACTTGcttatttttcaatcagttttctTCTTCCCGCGAAATCGCGAtgattcaaacttgaaaaaaaattttcataatttttgtgcATGCGTTCGAAAATGGTGTTCTGTTCGGTAAATTGAGTGCTTAATAATCCGATAACGagaagttgttttaaaaatgtgcgGTTTTGATGCgtttttgtgaataatttctcatttaGCGAAGAGATTAGCATTTTCCGGTGAGTTTATTATTAATCTATTGCAGTAAATTAGAGTTTTCTTTCCTGTGTTACGAAATGATTTTTCGAGGCAGTAGTACTAGTACCTCATTTTGGGCTAAGCtagtaactttttttctcaaaactttgaaaaatgtaagatcatttgttgaaagattttccccagaaattctaaaaaaaaatagataaaattcattttttgagtcaGGATTTTCATGGTAAGTAAGGTAatgtattggaaatttttttcaaagaaattggGATCGTCTTGAAAACTGGTTTCTGCATGGTTTCAATCAAAGTTCTAATGATACagatattcgaaaattttcattccagtTTGGTAGTTTcgagttttttatttatttttgttcagctggtgaaatttggaaacattttattccagttggaaatttttgccagattttgatttcattgaTCACGCTTCATGATGTGGTATGAAATAACAAAAACTTTTCGCAAttcactttcaaatttcaataactttttGTTTAGTTCAGATATCTTATCTTCTAATCAAATCAGCATAAGAATGCAAGCGTGGTAtctaaagaaaaataattcacattattcataaaataagtacctacctaatttccgaatttttaaatgttataattataaattataataattgccttttcaaaaaataggattAAGGCACCCATTTaaaatctattttattttataggaAGTAATTTCCAGCTAAAATTATACCATAATTCACGTTCAACTATCTGATCCTATATGTGCAATATAATTTTATTACCACACCAATCAATACGACTAAGTTAAAACAATCAAAAGAAATCAACACTTTAAATTCTAAAGTGTTTATGGTATTGTGATTGAATAAGTTGAGTTTATTAGACGCCGGTACACTTGTTACTCGAATTTTTATCAGATAACGTATGATTAATTACCCATTACGTTATGTCAAATGAACGTAGGAATTTGACTTGTAAACTCGTCGAACGAATTATTACAAAACTGCCCATAAACGATTTTATGATAATCGACGCACCCGAGCCTTATTAGTTGAATGCGAATAATTTTCATGGAAACGTGAAGTAAAGTTTTCCATCCTTTCAAATCGCATGTAACCTACCTACTTGACGACGAAGACGGTAGAGTATCAGCGAAGAAACTCCTTATTAAGCAAATTAACCTGTGTGTgggtgttattaattttttcaatggaatTAACGTCTTTGCTTAATACATACAAAGCGCGTAGTAAATTGACGTAAAGTCTCGTACGTTTTGTGACATCGTATTTCTTCGAATTACTTTACTAATATAGATATAAATTTTGACTCTTTTTTAAAGATGTTACGTACCTATAGGAAATAAAAGCAATTAGAATGAGGGGTTTCTTTTTTAGTTGACGCCTATGAATATATTTTGTATCTTAATGGGATTTTTTAGTTATACTCTCGTGTATaatttcggcgattttttttttgccaatgtgCAAAGACTTGACCAATTAAACAAGATTTGCGCTCTAATGGATTACGCGTACGTCCTCCTACATACTATGACTGGATTGGCatttagaggaaaaaaattccatcgaaaCTGGTTTATAGCTTTGGCGACATAAAACGCGTGAACAACAAAGCGCATGCAATTCAAATACATACTTTCCGACTACCAAGTTGCATTAacattttatacaattttactTTTCATGTTTACCGATAATGTAACTATCATTTGCCATTACCACCAGGTGTGTAGGGGGTTCGTATGAGTGTGTTATGGTGAATCGTGGCGTAACGCCAATCCATACTCACACGTGCCTAACGGTTTTTCTTTTACACAAGGGATCTTATTAATCGTGTTCCAGCcattcattaaattaaaaacattgGTAATGCATGAGGCAGATGGCCGATAAATCAATGCTTTTACTAGCATCGCGAATATGGTCAAGTATAAAGTGATGTTTTGTTCCAAACATGCCTACATATTTTAGTAGCATTAATAAAGTAAAAATGAtgtctattttttaaaactgtgtGGTATATGGCATTTGGCACTTGGCACCTCCTGTATATCTTGAAATTAATTACGGGCTAATTTTCTAGACACCTCCGTAAGTACATATACGAGCTCTCTCGAGTGCTGACTGCTGATTCATTATCTACATACTACGAAAAATTTACCCTGACGCATTGGCATATTATACTACAATACAATTGTCAATTATGtactttattgaaaataatgccTTGGCGAAATTTTTCATCCATCGTGATGTCATCGCAGGCGTCGAAAATTCTAGTTTACGAATACTTacgaataggtataggtacagtaCGGTATTTCACGCTTGGCGAATTCCGAGCGCGTGCTGTTACACGCTCATGGCCCATTCAAAGTATAGTACATATAGTAATAAGTTTGGGTACCTATACTTTGTACTTTCATGGTCTCTTGCATCCGATAAAATGCCAGATGCGGTCTATCTGCAGGAGTGTAAGACAAGGGTGAGCTAGTTGGAGATGCGTTCGGTTACTTTTACTCATTACATATTTTTGCTTGGAAGATGAGACAGGAGTCAGAATGTAATTTTCACCCTTAACGTCTTCGAAAATTGGGTGTGTTTTTCgtacatgtgtttttttttcaacatcctTCTCATACCTAGATCTACGTCTGTTGGGTAAGTAGATATGAGTGGCAATAAAGCGTGCAATTCggtttcaagttcattttctttataattttgtgCAGGGGTGAGTAAGTTCTCTCAAGTCTAAAGGTCcaggtatatatttttcaaaaccaattgTAAACAATATGATCTTGAAGTTGGTTATTGAAAAACGTTTCTTGTGGTCATTGACCTCGTTATCAGTTTTGATAGGTAATCGTAACGTCGCAAGAATATGGTATTCCtcctttttctcatttcataagaaattgaaaataatttctcattgaataatttttaatacctacgatatatgtattttttaagtacctaaaataataggtataatCTTTTGATCGATGTAAGTGtgcaatattttctaaaaacattGGTATGTATCCAGCTGTAACCACTAACCACCTATATCCATGGTTAAAAATAGCATAGGTAAGTAATGGATAATTTCAACTGTCTCAACCCCCTCGCCCCTCCTTCCCCCAAACGAGTACCTAACTAGCTAggtacgttatttttttataggtttcaagttttgttttagttacaaaaaaatttgaataattaggaaccaaattcatttttcaaaattaattatgacattttaataaaatattacaatttttctccAGGGTCCAGACCCTTCATTTTTCGAGCTCTCTAAGAAATAGGAGTCTGGGGCAAgataatattctttttttttacagatttggTATTGATCTGGTGCTTTTTATATAAGTAAGTACTTCTTTGTGGGCTTTGAAGGTTTATGTTAATATCTCGAGACTGGTTGAACTTTGAGCAAATCTGTTTGCAGTTTTCAAATGAAACGATAactagaaaatagaaaattgatagttaaaaattgagatttaaaTATATGGAAATCGGCCTTTCTGATGAAAGGATAACCTTTCTCAAGTATAAAAGTAGAAagctaggtacttacctataattttttttaaatttcgtgtAGTAAAATtactgcaaactaattttcaaaatgggattttGACCTTTCTAAAAAGGAAGCAAGAGGCACAGGTTTTCAAACTTTAAccaacattttagaaaaaaggagaaaattcaaaagtaaaattacatttttattattttatcattcaAGGACACAGAGTTCAAATATctaagtacttattttttgacCACATCCCTCTAAACTTCTTTTCTgagttgtacaaaaaaaaacaaaacagttgacaaacattgtgattttttttagagctttttcggtttttctgtttttttttcaagttttcaaaaaatctttaaatctgaaaaaatttttgattttggtagaattgttgaaaaaaaatcacaattttgatTATGATGCGTACGTTGCAAATATGTAATCATATTTCTTCACTAAACTACTGGATAAAAAAGGAAAACCGAGTTTGCAATAAAAAATAGCGTTCTAcagcaaaaaatataatatttaaaatacGTGTTGATTCTCGCTGATTCGAAAGTactgaaatcaaatttcgaatgccattttgatttttcaagttggcggtcgattttgaaaaaaacgaagtaCTATTAGGACTCATAtccagaaaataaattttcatttttgaaatttctcagaaaCCATTTACAAGGGAGCCTTTTGcctcagatttgaaaaatttgttggtacataggtatgtatagtaaaaaaatatttcaaaagaccTTCATCAAgtctaaaattttaatggcaaagttatttttttatgttaggtgagttgtttaaaaatttcaaaatgagccaaaaattgttttaaaaaaacaaatttttgtaattgtgtaaaaaatttggatttttggttaGCACGAGTACTTTAAACAAAAAGTtcttgcaattttgatgaaatatttttaattataaaacaaattttccaaaactttcgAGTTCGAGTGATTGATATTAGTTCATAACCgatatttcagcttttcaactcaa encodes:
- the LOC135836542 gene encoding uncharacterized protein LOC135836542 isoform X1; this encodes MDENMDEVKLWGEYEGSSNSSKLQCNRDASNNTEHEVILNSIKNINPKRYFFNPDRQSRFIPIKKETKYIRLDNTMKDIIKMMNYRDEMKTIVEKAAIRKDVDQLNEQIRTLPVPKLLKEKHDSCSRPRLQIQTDSNFVNGIWDEKPPSLTPESALNTLSTSVATVLAFTGFTDTSNLSLNVLTEITEEYIKKMLRLLKFNVEKEKLRGESGFCDVVDRTFHEIGLGSLRNLITYYQSSIIDYKNKKLKEVKDEILACDNVIEKMKEEQRQVNGRSIILEEENSGIPELHVTSMLGNDLLSSSFETGLQMLHTIENQKLTDVESDSLNDSKGQLQNEYTDSKAVKRKRR
- the RpS16 gene encoding small ribosomal subunit protein uS9 gives rise to the protein MAPAVKKEKVKKPKVKRTPIQCVQVFGRKKTATAVAYCKRGNGNLRVNGRPLEMIEPKMLQYKLQEPILLLGKEKFAGVDMRIRVNGGGHVAQIYAIRQAISKALVAYYQKYVDEASKKEIKDVLIQYDRTLLVADPRRCESKKFGGPGARARYQKSYR
- the LOC135836542 gene encoding uncharacterized protein LOC135836542 isoform X2, giving the protein MDENMDEVKLWGEYEGSSNSSKLQCNRDASNNTEHEVILNSIKNINPKRYFFNPDRQSRFIPIKKETKYIRLDNTMKDIIKMMNYRDEMKTIVEKAAIRDVDQLNEQIRTLPVPKLLKEKHDSCSRPRLQIQTDSNFVNGIWDEKPPSLTPESALNTLSTSVATVLAFTGFTDTSNLSLNVLTEITEEYIKKMLRLLKFNVEKEKLRGESGFCDVVDRTFHEIGLGSLRNLITYYQSSIIDYKNKKLKEVKDEILACDNVIEKMKEEQRQVNGRSIILEEENSGIPELHVTSMLGNDLLSSSFETGLQMLHTIENQKLTDVESDSLNDSKGQLQNEYTDSKAVKRKRR